The Agromyces sp. G08B096 DNA window CGCGAGAAGGCGCGACTCCTCCGCGAGGAGCAGAAGCGGCGCGATCGTCGCAAGAAGGTGCTCGTGCAGGGCGGAGTGATCGTCGCCGTCGTGGTGATCGCCGGTCTCGTGGCCTGGGCCATCTTCAACAGCGTCAAGCCGGCCGGCCCCGGCCCGCGCAACATGGCGAGCGACGGCATCGTGCTGCAGGGCGTCGACGGCGCCATCACCGCGGTCGAGACGCCGGCGCTGCAGCCGGGCGACGACCCCGTAGCCACCGTGCAGGACGACAGCGGCGACGTCGCCAACATCGTCACCTACGTCGACTACCTCTGCCCGTTCTGCGGCCAGTTCGAGGCGACGAACGCCGAGACGATGCGCACGCTCGTCGAGTCGGGTGCCGCGACGCTCGAGGTGCACCCGATCGCGATCCTGACGAACAAGTCCGCGGGCACCCAGTACTCGCTCCGCGCGGCCAACGCCGCCGCGTGCGTCGCCGACCTGTCGCCCGAGTCGTTCTTCGACTACAACGCGATCCTCTTCGAGAACCAGCCCGAGGAGGGCTCCACGGGGCTCACGAACGATCAGCTGAAGCAGCTCGCGTCCGATGCGGGCGTCGGGTCGCTCTCGCAGGTGAACTCCTGCATCGACGACGTCCGGTTCAAGGCGTGGGTGCAGGACGCGACCACGCGCGCGCTGAGCGGACCCATCCCGAACTCCGACCTCGAGGCCGTCACCGGCACCCCCACGGTGCTCGTCAACGGCAAGCCGTACGAGGGTTCGCTCACCGACCCGGGCGAGTTCCAGGCGTTCGTGACGCAGGCCGCGAGCGAGAGCTCGCTCGAGGCCACGCCCACGCCGACCCCGGCACCGGCCCAGTAAGGTTCGACCACCGCGAGGCGGGTCCGGCGACGCCGGGCCCGCCTCGTGCGTTCCACGGGCAGGCCGCCGCCGGTCGGTAGGATGGGCTCGAGGCATCCCTCGCCGGCTTGGCGCAATTGGTAGCGCACCGCTCTTGTAAAGCGGTGGTTGCGGGTTCGAGTCCCGCAGCCGGCTCCATGGACGAGACATCCGCGACCCCGACGGGCACCATCGAGACGGCCGCGTCGGGGCAGGTGCATCCCCACGCCGAGCGGACCAGGCTCCCGGTCTGGGTCGCCGTCGGCATCGCGCTCGCCTGCGGCGCCGGCACGGCGGTGCAGTCCCGCATCAACGGCGAACTCGCGACCGAGCTCGCCGACCCGTACACGGCGGCCGCGATCTCGTTCGGGTCGGGGCTGGTCGTGCTGCTCGTGGCCCTCGCCTGCTGGCGGCCCGGACGGGCGGGGTTCGCGCGGCTGCGGGGCGAGCTCCGGCACCGCCGCATCGCCTGGTGGATGCTCCTCGGCGGGCTCGCGGGCGCGTACTTCGTGACGACGCAGGGCCTCTCCGCCGGCGTGCTGGGCGTCGCCGTGTTCACGGTCGCGATCGTGGCCGGGCAGACGGTCGGCGGACTCGTGTTCGACGTGGTCGGTCTCGGACCGGGCGGGCGTCGCCGGGTGACGTGGTCGCGCCTGGCGGGAGCGCTTCTGGCGCTGGCGGCGATCGGATGGGCGATGTCCGCGCAGCTCGTCCACGACGTGCCGCTGCTGCTCATGCTCCTGCCCTTCGCCGCTGGCATCGGTGCGGCGTGGCAGCAGGCGGTGAACGGCCGGGTCCGGGGCGCCGCGGACAGCGCGCTGACCTCCACCGTGCTGAACTTCGCCGTCGGCACGACGGCGCTGGTCGTCGTCATGCTCGTGCACGCCGCGGCGGTGGGATTCCCCGAAGCGCTGCCGTCGGAGCCGTGGCTCTACCTGGGCGGTGTGCTCGGCTGCCTGTTCATCGCCGGGCAGGCCGTCGTCGTGCGGGTGATCGGCGTGCTCGTGCTCGCCCTCGCGGGCGTCGCGGGGCAGCTCACGGCCGCGCTCGCGCTCGACCTGCTGCTGCCGACGCACGGGCGAACGGTCGACGCCGCCACGATCGGCGGCACGGTGCTCGCCCTCGCGGCGGTCGGGCTCGCGAGCCTGCCCCGCCGAATGCACCGGCACGTCGCGGCGGACGAGCAGGCGGCGGGCGCCGGTTCAGTGCAGTGAGCTGAGGCGCCCGGCGGTCGTCGCGGACGGGCGGGTCGTGCGCGCGCCCTCGGGGCGGCCGCCCACGTAGAGCCAGCCCATCAGCCGTTCGCCCTCGCCGAGTCCGTGCACAGCGGCGACGGCGGGATGCCTCGTGTAGGGGCCGGTGCGCCACATCACGCCCCAGCCCGCCTCGTCGAGGAGGAGGCTCAGCAGATGCCCGACGCCCGCGGCGACGGCCTCCTGCTCCCAGACGGGGACCTTCGGATGCCCCTCCGTCACCGAGGCGACGATGGCGACGAGCAGGGGCGCCCGCAAGGGCTTGGCCGCGAGCTTCGCGGCGGCCTCGCCCTCGGCGCCCGCGGCGGCGGCCAGGGCCGTCCCGAGCCGGGCCCTGGCGTCGCCGCGGACGGCGATCACTCGCCAGGGCGCGAGCGACGCGTGGTCGGCCACGCGGCCGGCGGCCTCGACGAGCGCGGCGAGCTCGTCGTCGCCGGGCGCGGCATCCGTCACCTTCGGCGACGAGCGCCTCGCGAGCGCCGCCTCGCGGACCGACGCCACGGATCAGGCCTCGGGGGTGAACCCGAGGGCCAGCGAGTTCATGCAGTAGCGGTCGCCCGTGGGCGTGCCGAACCCGTCGGGGAAGACGTGGCCGAGGTGCGACCCGCAGGCCGCGCACCGGACCTCGGTGCGGACCATGCCGAGCGAGGTGTCCTCGATGAGCTCGACGGCCTCGGGGCGGACCGACTCGTAGAAGCTCGGCCAGCCGCAGCCCGAGTCGAACTTCGTGCCGCTCTTGAACAGCTCGGCGCCGCACGCGGCGCAGGTGTAGATGCCGGCGCGCTCCTCGTCGAGCAGTTCACCCGTCCACGGGCGCTCGGTCGCGGCCTCGCGGAGCACCGCGTACTGCTCGGGGTCGAGCTCGGCGCGCCATTCCTCGTCGCTCTTCTCGACGCGGTATCCCATCGTTCTCCTTCCGCCCCGGCCGCTCGGCCGGGATCGCGGGCGCCGTTCAGCCTAGTCCCGCGCATGGTGCAACCCCCGTGAGCGTGCCGCTGTTCCCCGGTCGCCGCAGGTCTGCTCGCGGGCGCGCCGTCCGGCTCGGCGTGCTCCCAGGCGCCCACTGCCTAGGATGTGCTCGAACGCGCGGCGACGGGCCGGGCGACGAGGGAGGCGGCATGAGCGACGGCGCAGCGGCCTCCCGTCCGCACCGCGAGCCGGCCGACGCGCCACCGGGCGCGTCCGGGACGACGGAGCGCAGCACGCCGGCCGACGCGCTCGGAGACCTCGACCGCCGCATCCTCGCGTTCGAGTCGCGGTCCTTCGCGGATCCCGGCGCCAAGGCCGAGGCCGTCCGCGCCGAGTTCGGCATCTCCGCCGCCCGGTACTATCGGATCCTCGGCGGCCTCATCGACTCGCCCGCTGCGCTCCGGCACGACCCCATGCTCGTCAAACGACTGCAGCGGATGCGCGATGCACGCGCCGCAGCCCGCTCGCGTCGCACCCTGTCCCTCGGCCGGTCGATCGACTGACCCGGCCCCGAACCCACGACTGGACCCCATGGCTCAGAAGTTCCCCCGCGACCGGTTCGACCGCATCCCGCACGGCATGGAGCGCGTCGGCGCGCACCGGGCGCCTCGGCGGCCCGGTCAGGGCTGGATCACGTTCGGCTGGGCCGCCCTCGCGACCGTGGTGCTCGCGGCCGCCGGCATCGTCGGCGTCGTCGTCTTCAACGACCGGCTGAACTTCGGCGACGAGCCGCAGGCGTCGCAGGCGCCCGAGCCCACCGCGACGGCGGCGCCAACCGTGGCGCCCGACATCCCCGTCACGGTGCTGAACGGCACGGCCACGGCGGGCCTCGCGGCGCGCGCGGCCGAGACGCTGCAGGCGGCCGGCATCCCCGTCGGCGCCACCGCCAACGCGAGCGAGCAGGATCTCACCGAGAGCTACGTGTACTACGCCTCGCCCGAGCTCGAGGGCGCCGCGCGGGGCGTCGCGCAGGCCCTTCCGGAGATGGACGTGCGGCTCGACCCGAAGTTCGCCGAGATCGGCACGCCGCTCGCGGTCGTGCTCGGCGCCGACTACGCGACCGCCACCGGCGGCTGATCGCGCCCGGCCCTGCGGGCCCGAATCGTTGCCATTCTGCGACATTTCGCCGCGGAACCCCTCTTGTGCGCGCCCGCCGCGTCCCTCCAATCTGGAGAAGGTCGCTCGATCCCGTGTGGAACGCCACGCATCATCCGGTGCACGTCAGCACGAAGGGGGGCCCGGTACTGGCC harbors:
- a CDS encoding LytR C-terminal domain-containing protein; translated protein: MAQKFPRDRFDRIPHGMERVGAHRAPRRPGQGWITFGWAALATVVLAAAGIVGVVVFNDRLNFGDEPQASQAPEPTATAAPTVAPDIPVTVLNGTATAGLAARAAETLQAAGIPVGATANASEQDLTESYVYYASPELEGAARGVAQALPEMDVRLDPKFAEIGTPLAVVLGADYATATGG
- the msrB gene encoding peptide-methionine (R)-S-oxide reductase MsrB, coding for MGYRVEKSDEEWRAELDPEQYAVLREAATERPWTGELLDEERAGIYTCAACGAELFKSGTKFDSGCGWPSFYESVRPEAVELIEDTSLGMVRTEVRCAACGSHLGHVFPDGFGTPTGDRYCMNSLALGFTPEA
- a CDS encoding thioredoxin domain-containing protein; this encodes MSNGGSSQPRPTRNERREAAREKARLLREEQKRRDRRKKVLVQGGVIVAVVVIAGLVAWAIFNSVKPAGPGPRNMASDGIVLQGVDGAITAVETPALQPGDDPVATVQDDSGDVANIVTYVDYLCPFCGQFEATNAETMRTLVESGAATLEVHPIAILTNKSAGTQYSLRAANAAACVADLSPESFFDYNAILFENQPEEGSTGLTNDQLKQLASDAGVGSLSQVNSCIDDVRFKAWVQDATTRALSGPIPNSDLEAVTGTPTVLVNGKPYEGSLTDPGEFQAFVTQAASESSLEATPTPTPAPAQ
- a CDS encoding DMT family transporter: MDETSATPTGTIETAASGQVHPHAERTRLPVWVAVGIALACGAGTAVQSRINGELATELADPYTAAAISFGSGLVVLLVALACWRPGRAGFARLRGELRHRRIAWWMLLGGLAGAYFVTTQGLSAGVLGVAVFTVAIVAGQTVGGLVFDVVGLGPGGRRRVTWSRLAGALLALAAIGWAMSAQLVHDVPLLLMLLPFAAGIGAAWQQAVNGRVRGAADSALTSTVLNFAVGTTALVVVMLVHAAAVGFPEALPSEPWLYLGGVLGCLFIAGQAVVVRVIGVLVLALAGVAGQLTAALALDLLLPTHGRTVDAATIGGTVLALAAVGLASLPRRMHRHVAADEQAAGAGSVQ
- a CDS encoding DUF3263 domain-containing protein, which codes for MSDGAAASRPHREPADAPPGASGTTERSTPADALGDLDRRILAFESRSFADPGAKAEAVRAEFGISAARYYRILGGLIDSPAALRHDPMLVKRLQRMRDARAAARSRRTLSLGRSID
- a CDS encoding nitroreductase family protein; translated protein: MASVREAALARRSSPKVTDAAPGDDELAALVEAAGRVADHASLAPWRVIAVRGDARARLGTALAAAAGAEGEAAAKLAAKPLRAPLLVAIVASVTEGHPKVPVWEQEAVAAGVGHLLSLLLDEAGWGVMWRTGPYTRHPAVAAVHGLGEGERLMGWLYVGGRPEGARTTRPSATTAGRLSSLH